Genomic window (Spirochaetota bacterium):
ATTGATGAATTAGTATTTGTTTTCCTAAAAAGTATCCTTTCATAATTTGCGTATTTGTATCTGATAAACGACTCATACCGTATAGAGCTTGATTGAAACCATAGTAAGTAGGTTTTCTTATCCGCCTATAATGTTTTGAGCTCTGTTTTTTGATAAGGGCAATTTCAGCTTTCGTTCTAGTCTTAGGATTAGGTATTTCTTTAGGATAAAAATAAACAGTATTTGAACTAAAATATTTCCAATTCTTTCTTTCTTCCTCAGGAAGAAAACGTCCATTCACATTATAAAAATTAGTTCCTCTAACATTAATCGCAAGATCTGGATAATAGGGATTCTCTAAATCAGACACTTTTTGTACGATATTAGGATAAACAGAAAGTAAGGATCTAAACACATTAGAAACGGAAAAATTCCCATCTTCTATAAATGATTCTTCTTTTTTTTCTTCCGTATCAAACACATTTGTATTGATATTAGTATTTGTGTCAGTGTTTATATTAACAGCTACAATATTTGTATTAGTGACATCTATTATTTGTATAGAATTATTTTCTATTAATTCAAGACTACTTTTTGAATCAATAATATTTTTTTCTTGAGCCTGTACAAATGAAATTTGATTGGTTAGTAATATTAAGTATATTATATATTTAATCACTATGTTAACTCCTTTATAAAAAACATTTTATCACACAATGCGTTGAAATATTTCTAACATTTTTGTTAATACTTTGTCTAATGATAACTCACTAGTATCAATAATATAAGCACCTTCTGGAATACAGAGAGGGCTGTATGTTCTAGTAAAATCTTCGAAATCTCTTTGTATAATTTCTTGCTCAAGTTCTTTAAGATCTTTATGAATATTTTTTTCTAATAATTGATTGTGCCGTCTATGAGCTCTAATAGCAGTGTCAGCATTCAAATAAAACTTTAAGGGAGAATTTGGAAAAACATTAGATCCCATATCTCTTCCCTCTACTACCATATTTTTATCTTTAGCAATTTTTCTTTGTAAATTACACATTTGCGATCTCACAAAAATATGCGGACTAACATCTATAGATGTTAAGATATCAATTTCAGATGTTCTAATTTCTTTAGTGACATTTTTATCATTCAACCATACTTCATTATTTCGAAAAACTAATTTCATATTGAGAATATCTTGTTGAAATTGAACATCATTCAAAGATAAACCTGTTTCTTTTTTCAAATATGCGACACAACGATACATTGCCCCTGTATCTAACACATCATAATTTATTAATTTTGCAAATTCTTGAGATATCGTGCTTTTCCCAGCTCCTGCAGGGCCATCTATGGTTATAATCATTTTGACCTTCTTATTTGACGATGATTTAATAAAATAACTATATTTAGTCTGTTAGTGTATAAAACACAAGGGGTATATCATGAAAAAAATATTGCTTTTACTACTATTACAACCATTTTCTTTAGTATTAGGAATCGATGATATCAGTGTAAAATTATTAGAAGGAGAATGGTGTAGAACTTATAGTGTTTATAGACCTTGGACAGATGATAATCAAGGTACTTTTTCATATTATGAAGAAGTATTGATGTTTGATACTAATAATATTGTGTTTATTTATGATAGTAGTTCTGAAGAATCTCAAGGTAAAAGTGTCTATACTATTCTTAAAAGAAATAATAAAGATTTTATAGTTTTTCACAAACCTGATCAAAATCCCAAAAATAATACCATTCAAATAGAACAAGGATTTTTTGTCACAATAACATACGATAATAATGAAGTTGAGATTCTGACTTTAACAACAATCAAAGAAGAAAAAAAGAAAAAACCATCTAGTATTAGTTATAAAAAAATAGAACAAAAGACAAAAAATATTCAATTTATTACACCTCAAAATAAATCGTAAATAGATTGTAAGATATGTTTAATTTTCATCTTCTGTTTCTAATATTTTAATAAATTCTTGAGCTTCATCTTCGGTAAGTTGATCAAGAATTCCTTCTAAATCTTGCTCAGAAAGCTCTTCCTCATCAAGATCTTCAGCAGGTCTTGATGGCAAAGAACGAGCATGAACGATAGCATTCATCAAACCATCTAGATCATAAAAGTTTCTTTTTTCTTCTGTTAAAATATGTACTACTAAATCACTACAATCTAATACTAACCAGCCTTCAGAATAGTCTTCTGTACGGTTTTGCACGGTATATCCAGCTTGTTTCGCCATCAAAGATAAACTCCTACGAGCAGCATCTAATTGAAGATTGTGTGTTGCTGTGCCAATTAATATAGCATCAGTTAAAGAACTTAAGCCTTTCATATCATATATTTGAATATCTTCCATTGTCAATCTTAGACACTCTTCTTTCATTTGATTTATTAATTGTTGTAATTCTGGGATAATTGCCATTTACTCTTCCTTAAATCTATTTTTAATATTATCTATTGTTTGAATTCTAACTGTCGTGTCCATTTCTGGTAGTACTATTGAAAGCACTTGAGCAAATTCTTTATTAGATAATGATGTTAAAAAAGTTCTTTTTTTGAAATCATTCCATAATTCTAAATCTTGTTTGGCTTGTTTTCTTACTGAAACACTTTTTGAAGTTTCCAATTTTTTGATACTATTAAAAATATCTACCGTACCTGTAAGATCTCCTTGTAAAAAAAGATCCATACTACGATATTTTGCTAAAAATACTAAAATATCATATACCACTACATAATAATTAGCAGGAAATGATATTGATCTATAGTATGTTAGTATCTCTTCATCTGTAAAGCTATTAAATCCAAAATCTTTGCGAGCATTATTAAAAACTGATTTTTTGGCTACAAAAATAGTATCAGGTAGATTTTTTTGAATAAATTGAATTTGTTCTTCTTCAGATAAGGATCTCATAAACTCTTCATAAGAAAATTTTGCAAGATCTTTTAATAATACATTGTAAAAGAAATGAACTGTTTGTGCTCCATCAAAACTCATAATAGCTTCGTTGATACGAACTTCACGAATTTTTTGTTTGAAATACAGATCATCGGCTTCTTTTTGATCCAAAATCAACCCTAATTCATTAATTTTATTTTGAGCAAACATTTGTTCTTCCGTATTATTTAATAATTGATGCCAGTACTTTATTCTTGTTTGTAGTCTATAAACTTCTCCCTCTATAGCACAAGAGGAAGTCGCTATTAATAAAGTAATAATTAATAAATTATATTTTTTCATTGTTTATCCCCATTATTTTATTCAAAAATATTATCATAAATTTGGGATTCTTCTGTAGTATTAACAATAAATTCTTCTGCTCCATATTCTTTATTAAATTCTGAATAAGAAAGAGTTAATTCTGTAACATTACCCACTCTAGATGTCGCCTTTACACGCCTTATAAGACCTTCTTTATCTACTATCATGTCAATACTACGAAAACTAGTCGTATTGATTTTGGGTTCAAAAATGATTTGATAAGCAGGAATAGATCCATATTTAATCTCTAAACCAGATCTTGGTGCTGTTGCAATATATTGTCTTTTTAATTTTTGAATATTCCAACCTGTTAGAGGATTAGTGCTTTCACCCATTTTTTGACGAGCAATAAGATCACCTTCTTGAATCCAAATAAATTTACCATCTGATACAATTTTTTTATCTATAGGATCTGATTCTGTACCAAATTGCATTAACAATTTGTTAGGCACTACATAAATTATATAGCCGGAATAAGAATTTTTATCTTTTTTATAAACAAATTTTCCTTTGAAACTTTTAATTTTTGATGATGCTTTTTCTATAATATCAACAACAGAAGTGGCATTAAATACTACTATAGATTGAGGAAACAAACTCATTGGTAATGCAATCATAATCAGTAATAAATATTTCATTAATCCTCCAAAATATTAAAATATGATGTGTAGAACATATTATAACTAATAAATCAATTTCATGCAAGAATAAATGTCACTAATTAAATGCTGCTATAATATTTATTGTTATTTACAAACAATTATGTTATAATATGATTCATATTTTACATTTAGGAGTTTCATAAGTGAGTGAAGAAAAAAATACCCCACCAGTTGAAAAAAAAACTAGCGCATCAGCTAAGTTAGAGGCTGCTAAATCAGAAATTTCAGATGACAAAAAAAAAGCACTAGAAGCAACTATAAATCAACTTGAAAAACAATATGGCAAAGGCTCTATTATGCGTCTTGGATCTAGAGAGATCGAAGCTATTCCTGTTATTCCTACGGGGGCACTCACTTTAGATTTGGCTCTTGGTGTTGGTGGTATACCTTACGGTCGTATTACTGAAATTTATGGACCAGAAGCATCTGGTAAAACAACTCTTACTCTTAGTTTGATTGCAGAAGCACAAAAACAAGGTTCTACTTGTGCGTTCATTGATGCAGAACATGCTTTGGATTCTGAATATGCTAAAAATATCGGTGTTGATATTGATAACTTACTCATTTCACAACCTGATAATGGAGAGCAAGCTTTAGAAATAACAGAAGCTCTTGTTCGTAGTGGTGCTGTAGAACTTATCGTTATTGACTCTGTCGCTGCACTCGTTCCTAAAAATGAAATTGAAGGTAATATGGGAGATTCTGTTATGGGAATGCAGGCTCGTTTAATGAGTCAAGCCCTACGAAAACTCACTCATATTGTTAGTAAAGCTAAATGCTCTATTATTTTTATTAACCAAATTCGTATGAAAATTGGCGTAATTTACGGAAGTCCTGAAACAACAACAGGTGGGATGGCATTAAAATTTTATTCTTCTATCCGTATTGAAATTCGCAGAAAAGAACAATTAAAGCGTGGAGATGAAGTTGTTGGTAATCTAGTGATTGCCAAAGTTATCAAAAATAAAATGGCGCCACCTCATAAAAATGCAACTTTTGAAATTCGTTTTGGAAAAGGTATTTCTAAAGTTGCCTGTATTGTTGATGCTGCTACAGAATTAGGTATTATTGAACGAAAAGGATCTTGGTATTTCCAAGGGGAAGATCGTATCGGACAAGGGCGAGACAATGTTATTCAATTACTTGAAGACGACTCAGTAAAATTAAAAGAAATCGATATTCTTGTTAGAGAACAATTAGCAAATCGTTAATAAATTATTATAAAAGGATTAGTAATGGTTCAAATAAAACAGATCGAAGACGGTGTCACAGCTCCTAAAGGATTTCGAGCTACAGGGGTTTCTTGTGGTTTAAAAACAGGTGGATCTAAAGATATGTCTTTACTTTTAAGCGATAAACTTTGTAATGTTGCTATGGCTTTCACTAAAAATCGTATTCAAGGTGCTCATATTTTTATTGATAAAAAGCGTATCAACAAGGCATGTCATGCTATTTTAATTAATAGTGGAAATGCTAATTGCTTAACAGGTCAAGAAGGTATTGATAATGCTCAACAAATGATAAACTTAACAGAAGAACTACTAAACATTGAAAAAGGATCTTGTTTGTTGGCATCTACAGGTACTATTGGTGTACCTTTAAATATGACTCGTGTTAAATATGGTATTGAGCGTTTAATTAATGTTATTCCAAATGAAACAAATGTTAGACATTTTGGTTCTGGTATTTCAACTAGTGACACACGACAAAAAAATCTAGCTTATCAATTTAAAATAGATCAAGATGATATTGTTATTGGAGTATCAGCAAAAGGTGAAAGTATGATAAAACCTTGGTTAGAGACTATGCATGGAACATTACTTGCTTTTATTACTACAGATGCAAATATTTCCCAAGCCTTACTTCAAAAAGCTTTATCACTTTCTATTGCAAAATCATTTAATCGAATTTCTATTGATAATGATATAAGTCCTAATGATTCAGTATTTTTATTAGCAAATGGACAAGCACAAAATACATTAATATCAGAGGAATCTGATCCTAGATTTACTATTTTTGTAGATGTATTAAATAAAATATTAATAGATATTGCCAAACTATTGCTCAAACAAGGATTAGGGACAACTAAATTAATTCATTTACAAGTCAAAAATGCCGCTACTATGGAACAAGCTGAATCATTAATTAGATCTATTGCAGAATCTTATCAAGTAAAAACTGGATTTTTTGGACAAAAATCAGCATGGCAAAAAATTATTAATGTTATAGCTTCTAGTAATATAGATTTTGAAATAGAAAAAATGACTCTTCTATTAAATAATTTTATACTTTTTGAAAAGGGACAGCCTTACAGTTCTCATATTGCAATTGTTTCACAGATCATGAGTGCTATTGAATGTGCTATCACTATTGATTTGGGGATAGGATCACATAATACAGAATTATGGACTTGTGATTTGACACATGATTATATCAAATTTAATGCACTAACATCAGAAAGTTAATACTAATATAAAATTACCATATATTAATTTGTATTAAAAAGATGACGACTCTGTTATGATATTTTTATATCGTTGATAGAGTTGTTTTTTTGTTTTAAAATTTGGATCACCAGCCATTTCTAAAGATCCTACATATGGAATCCTTAAATAAGCTCCTAAAACTTGCTTACTTTCTGAAGAAAATAGAGTCAAATAAGGAACATTATCTCTAAGAGACAGCGTATAGCGTAATTTATAAGATGTATTTTGTAAATATTCATTTTCTTTGGTCATAATAGTCAAAGTAATATTTTGTCCATCTTGAAAAGTCAAGCGTTGCTCAGCACCTACCATTTTATTATCTGTAAAAAAATCTTCAGTAATATGAAAATAAGTCCACAAACCTTTTAATGCAGCATGATTAACTTGTTGTTCAGAGTAAGAAATATTTGTAATTATAAACATTAAAAATATCAATAGCATCTTATTCATAAAAGTCCTCTTTGTAGTTATTAAATTAATTGTTAGTTAGTCAAGAGTAACACTATCTGTCAACCCTTCTGGTATATTATAATTTGGAAAGCGTCTCCAATACATACTTTTTGCTGGTTCAAAATTAGGACTAGTAGACATTTGCATATAAGATTGATCAGATATAATCCGAATAAAAAAACCTTGTTTATCTCGTACTTTTTGAGACATAGGATCTTGATCTTTATAATGAAAAACAAAAAACATCGTGTTAAAAAAATCAAAATAAGTAACTTGTAATTTTCTCTGTGATCTAGAATGAACCGTACTTGTTGTCTTAACATCTTGTAACCACAAGCCAATACCTTTGTTATCAAAAGATAATATTTCTTCACTAATTGCAGGAATATTAAACAAACTCGTAGTTTGCGTATACACACGCCACCAAACACCTTGAATATGTGGAGGAACAAATAATGCTGTATCTCCAGTATAAGGATTCTTATCATCTACAAATTGTTTTTCAATATCTTCTAAAGTATTAGATGGGGTAAGAATTGAAGATATAATTTCTAAAGAAGGTAATGTTGTAAGAGCTGGCGGCGTAGGGACACTTATAGAATTTGTCAATGTTGAAAACACAGTTTCATTTGTTAATCCAAAGGAATAGCTATAAATGAGTAAAGATACAGCTAATATCATTGTTTTCATAAAAACCTCTATAAAATTTCTGTAAGTAATAAGTTATAATAACTTTATTGTAATAATAACTTATTAAATTTGTCAATTATATGATACCATTATAATTTTTCGATACGATCCATTTTAAAATAATCTTGTAATTTTTTTGGAATAATAATAGAACCATCTGCTTGTTGATGATTTTCTAGTATTGCAACTAAAGTTCTTCCAACAGCTAATGCTGAGCCATTTAGTGTGTGTACAAATTCTGTTTTTTTAGCATTTTCTGGTTTATAACGAATATTAGCACGGCGTGCTTGGAAATCCAAACAATTGGATATAGAGGCAATTTCTCTATAAGCCCTAAAAGATGGTAACCAAACTTCTATATCATAAGTTTTTGCTGCCGAAAAACCCATATCTCCTTGAGATAATACCACAACACGATATGGTAGTTCTAATTTTTGAAGAATTGCTTCTGAAGTTTCAAGCATTCTTTGATGTTCTTTTTCAGATTCTTCAGCTTTACAAATAGTTACTAATTCGACTTTATTAAATTGATGCACACGAATTAAACCTTTGGTATCTTTACCATAATTCCCCGCTTCTTTACGAAAAGATGGAGAATATGCGGTAAAACGACTTGGTAATGTAGAAATATCCATTATTTCTTCTCTATAAATATTCGTCAAAGCCACTTCAGCTGTTGGATTTAAATATAAATTAGAATCTTCTAATTTGAATAAATCTTCACCAAATTTTGGTAATTGACCTGTACCATATAAAGAATGATCCGCAACAACAAAAGGTACCCAGATCTGTTCTGCACCAAAAGAAATATTATGATCTAACATAAAATTAATTAATGCTGTTTCTAAACGAGCCCCTAAATTACGAAGTACAGGAAAACCTCTCCCTGTAATTTTAGTAGCTCGCTCTGGTTCCCACATATTAAGATTAGTCAATAAATCAACATGTGACAATGGCTCAAAAGAAAATTCTTTAGGAGTGCCATGTTTTTTGATTTCTATATTATCACTTTCCTCTTTGCCAACAGGTACATCTTCCATAGGAATATTAGGTATTTTTTCTAATATTTTTTTTAAGTGATCTTCATTTATTGTTTGGCATTCTTCTAAGGCAGACATATCTTTTTTAATCAATTCAGCTTCTTTTAATAATTGCTCTGCACCTTCATGATCACCCGCTCCTTTTTTTGTACCAATTTCCTTAGAAAGATCATTTCTTCTGTTTCTAAGTTCATCAGCTTTCA
Coding sequences:
- the recA gene encoding recombinase RecA; translated protein: MSDDKKKALEATINQLEKQYGKGSIMRLGSREIEAIPVIPTGALTLDLALGVGGIPYGRITEIYGPEASGKTTLTLSLIAEAQKQGSTCAFIDAEHALDSEYAKNIGVDIDNLLISQPDNGEQALEITEALVRSGAVELIVIDSVAALVPKNEIEGNMGDSVMGMQARLMSQALRKLTHIVSKAKCSIIFINQIRMKIGVIYGSPETTTGGMALKFYSSIRIEIRRKEQLKRGDEVVGNLVIAKVIKNKMAPPHKNATFEIRFGKGISKVACIVDAATELGIIERKGSWYFQGEDRIGQGRDNVIQLLEDDSVKLKEIDILVREQLANR
- the serS gene encoding serine--tRNA ligase, which encodes MLDINKLAKNTDQVKNLLKFRTEINQIDEALIIDEERKKAQLKADELRNRRNDLSKEIGTKKGAGDHEGAEQLLKEAELIKKDMSALEECQTINEDHLKKILEKIPNIPMEDVPVGKEESDNIEIKKHGTPKEFSFEPLSHVDLLTNLNMWEPERATKITGRGFPVLRNLGARLETALINFMLDHNISFGAEQIWVPFVVADHSLYGTGQLPKFGEDLFKLEDSNLYLNPTAEVALTNIYREEIMDISTLPSRFTAYSPSFRKEAGNYGKDTKGLIRVHQFNKVELVTICKAEESEKEHQRMLETSEAILQKLELPYRVVVLSQGDMGFSAAKTYDIEVWLPSFRAYREIASISNCLDFQARRANIRYKPENAKKTEFVHTLNGSALAVGRTLVAILENHQQADGSIIIPKKLQDYFKMDRIEKL
- the rsfS gene encoding ribosome silencing factor, with translation MAIIPELQQLINQMKEECLRLTMEDIQIYDMKGLSSLTDAILIGTATHNLQLDAARRSLSLMAKQAGYTVQNRTEDYSEGWLVLDCSDLVVHILTEEKRNFYDLDGLMNAIVHARSLPSRPAEDLDEEELSEQDLEGILDQLTEDEAQEFIKILETEDEN
- the argJ gene encoding bifunctional ornithine acetyltransferase/N-acetylglutamate synthase, translating into MVQIKQIEDGVTAPKGFRATGVSCGLKTGGSKDMSLLLSDKLCNVAMAFTKNRIQGAHIFIDKKRINKACHAILINSGNANCLTGQEGIDNAQQMINLTEELLNIEKGSCLLASTGTIGVPLNMTRVKYGIERLINVIPNETNVRHFGSGISTSDTRQKNLAYQFKIDQDDIVIGVSAKGESMIKPWLETMHGTLLAFITTDANISQALLQKALSLSIAKSFNRISIDNDISPNDSVFLLANGQAQNTLISEESDPRFTIFVDVLNKILIDIAKLLLKQGLGTTKLIHLQVKNAATMEQAESLIRSIAESYQVKTGFFGQKSAWQKIINVIASSNIDFEIEKMTLLLNNFILFEKGQPYSSHIAIVSQIMSAIECAITIDLGIGSHNTELWTCDLTHDYIKFNALTSES
- a CDS encoding outer membrane lipoprotein carrier protein LolA, which gives rise to MKYLLLIMIALPMSLFPQSIVVFNATSVVDIIEKASSKIKSFKGKFVYKKDKNSYSGYIIYVVPNKLLMQFGTESDPIDKKIVSDGKFIWIQEGDLIARQKMGESTNPLTGWNIQKLKRQYIATAPRSGLEIKYGSIPAYQIIFEPKINTTSFRSIDMIVDKEGLIRRVKATSRVGNVTELTLSYSEFNKEYGAEEFIVNTTEESQIYDNIFE
- a CDS encoding (d)CMP kinase; this translates as MIITIDGPAGAGKSTISQEFAKLINYDVLDTGAMYRCVAYLKKETGLSLNDVQFQQDILNMKLVFRNNEVWLNDKNVTKEIRTSEIDILTSIDVSPHIFVRSQMCNLQRKIAKDKNMVVEGRDMGSNVFPNSPLKFYLNADTAIRAHRRHNQLLEKNIHKDLKELEQEIIQRDFEDFTRTYSPLCIPEGAYIIDTSELSLDKVLTKMLEIFQRIV
- a CDS encoding M15 family metallopeptidase, whose product is MIKYIIYLILLTNQISFVQAQEKNIIDSKSSLELIENNSIQIIDVTNTNIVAVNINTDTNTNINTNVFDTEEKKEESFIEDGNFSVSNVFRSLLSVYPNIVQKVSDLENPYYPDLAINVRGTNFYNVNGRFLPEEERKNWKYFSSNTVYFYPKEIPNPKTRTKAEIALIKKQSSKHYRRIRKPTYYGFNQALYGMSRLSDTNTQIMKGYFLGKQILIHQFAYEALKQVEIEIYALTNDDLYKKEVKKFLKEGTIVYSFFWRTIAGSKSRSLHSYGVAIDVLEENSIKAIYWLWRQNLKIDWVREPISVRWNPPNSVVQIFEKYGFIWGGKWNFYDTMHFEYKPEILLLNGYDVILLSQQRIPVLIEKLSDQIEEENTNI